Proteins found in one Methanospirillum hungatei JF-1 genomic segment:
- a CDS encoding beta-ribofuranosylaminobenzene 5'-phosphate synthase, whose protein sequence is MTQGSVLELIQQIENESCVLTKPERALLITDGSVTRLLEAFINAPVGVKTIQQNIVPASEKIAEYLEILPGEDVNFREVYLYNKNNDRLLIRAISYAPLKHLPPGAMTRLMNEDEPIGFIMRDEKMESRREILSIQKKLLPSECQIPNKRTCHCLSRSYRIIHNSRPIFYIEEQIPSSLFIDDSTVRVVTPSRLHIGLLDMNGSGGRVDGGAGITLKDPGFIIEISESDTFSLTSQEPGVSYQVQPILEKLIANGLSIPPVHIDIQQSIPFHYGLGSGTQAALGIAAGIGVFSEQNMSADELIAISGRGGTSGIGTRAFFMGGFLVDAGHRFGPGRKKDSFAPSALSSGAGPAPLVGRYDIPNDWNFVLAIPEGFAEIHGQFEHDVFQTFCPVPQHEVQALSHILLMKLIPSVVEEDLEQFGEAINEFQNYGFKKCELRLQPPVIREIMDAMIDAGAAGAGMSSFGPVVYGVCDSHMNAVRSAAQKIMNQENGGRTICTKGKNNGAEIERNGYKLQINH, encoded by the coding sequence ATGACACAGGGATCGGTCCTGGAACTTATCCAGCAGATAGAAAATGAATCATGCGTACTGACAAAACCTGAACGTGCTCTTCTCATAACAGATGGATCTGTCACCCGGCTTTTAGAGGCATTTATAAATGCGCCTGTTGGTGTTAAAACTATTCAGCAGAACATTGTTCCAGCATCAGAAAAAATTGCAGAGTATCTTGAGATTCTACCCGGTGAAGATGTGAATTTTCGGGAAGTCTATCTCTATAATAAAAATAATGACCGTCTGTTGATACGTGCCATTTCATATGCACCATTGAAACATCTTCCACCCGGGGCAATGACCCGGCTTATGAACGAAGATGAGCCAATTGGTTTCATCATGCGTGATGAAAAGATGGAGTCACGGAGAGAAATCCTGTCAATACAAAAGAAATTACTTCCTTCTGAATGCCAGATCCCAAATAAAAGAACCTGTCATTGTCTGAGTAGATCATACCGGATAATTCATAATTCACGTCCTATATTTTATATTGAGGAACAAATTCCCTCCTCCCTTTTTATTGATGATTCTACTGTCAGAGTGGTCACACCTTCCCGCCTTCATATCGGACTTCTTGACATGAATGGTTCCGGAGGCAGGGTTGATGGTGGTGCAGGAATTACTCTGAAAGATCCCGGTTTTATCATTGAAATATCAGAGTCAGATACATTTTCTCTGACATCACAAGAACCAGGGGTATCATATCAGGTGCAGCCAATCCTTGAAAAATTAATCGCCAATGGATTATCAATACCTCCAGTACATATTGATATTCAGCAATCCATTCCCTTTCACTATGGTCTTGGGAGCGGGACCCAGGCAGCACTTGGAATAGCGGCAGGAATAGGAGTATTTTCTGAACAAAATATGAGTGCAGATGAACTGATTGCTATTTCTGGAAGAGGGGGAACATCTGGGATTGGAACAAGAGCTTTTTTCATGGGAGGATTCCTTGTTGATGCCGGTCACCGGTTTGGGCCAGGTAGAAAAAAGGATTCGTTTGCACCATCAGCCTTATCTTCTGGTGCAGGTCCTGCTCCCCTGGTCGGCCGGTATGATATTCCGAACGATTGGAATTTTGTACTGGCAATACCAGAAGGATTCGCAGAAATCCATGGCCAGTTTGAACATGATGTATTTCAGACCTTCTGTCCTGTCCCACAACATGAGGTCCAGGCTCTTTCTCACATTCTTCTCATGAAACTGATCCCTTCAGTGGTTGAAGAAGATTTGGAACAGTTTGGGGAGGCAATAAATGAATTTCAGAATTATGGCTTTAAGAAATGTGAACTACGTCTTCAGCCCCCGGTAATCAGGGAAATTATGGATGCCATGATTGATGCCGGTGCAGCCGGGGCTGGTATGAGTTCATTTGGACCGGTTGTGTATGGGGTATGTGATTCGCATATGAATGCAGTTCGGTCAGCTGCTCAGAAGATCATGAACCAAGAGAATGGTGGAAGAACAATATGCACCAAAGGAAAAAATAATGGGGCAGAAATAGAAAGAAACGGATACAAATTACAGATAAATCATTGA
- the thiC gene encoding phosphomethylpyrimidine synthase ThiC, with translation MNNTIIKNIAEIEHQPYELIRKGIETGSIAIMYRGNMGIAIGTGLRTKINVNLGTSSGHCVPEEEIQKAKIAELYGADTITDLSTAGDIPEIRQSIRDVTSLPMTTVPLYQAVAENTLDYLTDDLIIENLKEQIKEDISSMVLHCPSRQTIKAMKQSSRIMGVVSKGGAMMSSFMLKNNQENPYITHFDEILTILKSKDVVLSLGNTMRTGCIHDNRDSAQVLEINENILLAQQAHEKGVQVIIEGAGGHIRADKIAENIRYYKDKTDFPLFVAGPLPADVGMGYDHITGAIGATFAAGAGADYLCYITRAEHKSLPTPDEVKEGLIAFRIAAHIGDSMKYGLSEKDKHIAEKRAQMNFEEQAAFALDPEEAGRGIPMDTNCSMCGSFCALKMIQTYCRRTDE, from the coding sequence ATGAATAACACAATAATTAAAAATATAGCCGAAATTGAACATCAGCCTTATGAATTAATCCGGAAAGGAATAGAAACCGGATCCATTGCAATCATGTACCGTGGTAATATGGGAATTGCAATCGGAACAGGACTCAGGACAAAAATAAATGTAAACCTTGGTACCTCATCTGGTCATTGTGTCCCAGAAGAAGAGATTCAAAAAGCGAAAATTGCTGAACTTTATGGTGCAGACACTATTACGGACTTGTCAACCGCTGGAGACATACCAGAAATCAGACAATCAATACGTGATGTCACATCACTCCCCATGACCACAGTCCCTCTCTACCAGGCGGTTGCAGAAAATACCCTTGATTATCTCACTGATGATCTCATAATAGAGAACCTGAAAGAACAAATCAAAGAAGATATTTCATCAATGGTCCTTCATTGTCCCTCTAGACAGACCATAAAGGCAATGAAACAGAGTTCCCGCATAATGGGAGTTGTTTCCAAAGGAGGCGCAATGATGAGTTCATTTATGCTAAAAAATAATCAGGAAAATCCCTATATTACACATTTTGATGAGATTCTCACTATACTAAAATCGAAAGATGTCGTCCTTTCACTCGGAAATACCATGAGAACAGGTTGTATCCATGATAACCGGGATAGTGCACAGGTTCTGGAGATAAACGAGAATATCCTGCTGGCACAGCAGGCTCATGAGAAAGGAGTTCAGGTAATTATTGAAGGAGCCGGAGGACATATCAGAGCCGATAAAATCGCAGAAAATATAAGGTACTACAAAGATAAGACAGATTTTCCACTCTTTGTAGCAGGACCACTTCCAGCGGATGTTGGCATGGGATATGATCATATTACCGGTGCGATTGGCGCAACATTCGCAGCAGGAGCCGGAGCAGATTATCTCTGTTACATCACTAGGGCAGAACATAAAAGTCTTCCGACTCCTGATGAGGTCAAAGAAGGACTTATTGCATTCCGGATTGCTGCTCATATTGGAGATTCAATGAAATATGGATTGTCTGAAAAGGACAAACATATCGCTGAGAAAAGAGCGCAAATGAATTTTGAGGAACAGGCAGCATTTGCTCTGGACCCGGAGGAAGCAGGACGGGGTATTCCTATGGATACAAATTGTTCCATGTGTGGATCTTTCTGTGCACTAAAAATGATTCAGACCTATTGTAGAAGAACTGATGAATAG
- a CDS encoding nucleoside 2-deoxyribosyltransferase — MLPCAETMYLGPDHEPGHYLGRLDNPDFSDLICRLETNVREDWKSDGRPYAIIGVDSSPVCGVRNTWYGSVHGSNGKIPGRGFFLKRFSDIMAFDVFEAACWKVYLAAPLFSEAECDFNRKVADILTGYAMQVHLPQDCGDSEHSRELSIQREIFEKNVQAIHNADIVVAVIDGADADSGTSWEIGYAFGLGKKIIALRTDFRHVGHNEMVNLMLEQSSVVVNNIPSLIQALPCPIPIRPLKE; from the coding sequence ATGCTTCCTTGTGCAGAGACGATGTACCTGGGGCCTGATCATGAGCCAGGGCATTATCTTGGTCGATTGGATAATCCGGATTTTTCAGATCTTATATGCAGACTTGAAACCAATGTCCGCGAAGATTGGAAAAGTGATGGTCGTCCATATGCGATCATTGGAGTTGATTCATCTCCGGTTTGTGGGGTGCGAAATACCTGGTATGGATCGGTTCATGGCTCTAACGGAAAGATACCTGGTAGAGGGTTCTTTCTAAAACGTTTTTCAGATATAATGGCCTTTGATGTCTTTGAAGCAGCCTGTTGGAAAGTTTATCTTGCTGCACCTTTATTTTCCGAAGCTGAGTGTGATTTCAATAGAAAAGTAGCGGATATATTAACTGGTTATGCTATGCAGGTTCATCTTCCCCAGGATTGTGGAGATTCGGAACATTCACGGGAATTATCTATTCAAAGAGAAATATTTGAAAAAAATGTACAAGCTATTCACAATGCTGATATTGTTGTTGCTGTGATAGACGGTGCTGATGCAGATTCTGGAACTTCCTGGGAGATTGGATATGCATTTGGACTTGGGAAAAAAATAATTGCACTTCGGACAGATTTCAGACATGTAGGTCACAATGAGATGGTAAATTTAATGCTTGAGCAGTCATCTGTAGTTGTGAATAATATACCATCGCTCATTCAAGCCTTACCCTGTCCCATTCCAATTCGACCCTTAAAAGAATAG
- a CDS encoding chemotaxis protein CheC — MSSKIITDGTEILTTEQADELWELGDSGAQNAAIALSSLIGVPVSISVQKIIMVKLENLQNYLDDSVASMVVFQVRGQVSGNGSIILHVPKKSILRLSSIMLGAPDEDREINEMDMSMLHEIGNIMTSSYLDACANLLSLMLIPSPPSMVIDMPHAVIQSVIAGQEFDEELDQILLFKTDMHCAEFDLEAGLLLLPSKSLLHELLERFRKMRTTNT; from the coding sequence ATGAGTTCAAAAATAATTACTGATGGAACAGAAATCCTGACCACTGAACAGGCAGATGAATTATGGGAATTGGGAGACAGCGGAGCACAAAATGCTGCAATTGCTCTCTCTTCTCTTATAGGAGTACCTGTTTCAATTTCAGTTCAGAAAATTATCATGGTAAAGTTGGAAAATCTTCAGAATTATCTTGATGATTCCGTTGCTTCTATGGTTGTTTTCCAGGTTCGTGGTCAGGTTTCAGGAAATGGCTCGATAATTCTTCATGTTCCAAAAAAGTCCATACTCCGGTTATCATCGATAATGCTTGGAGCTCCAGATGAAGATCGGGAAATAAATGAAATGGATATGAGTATGCTTCATGAAATTGGAAATATTATGACTTCTTCCTACCTTGATGCATGTGCAAATCTCTTATCTCTCATGCTCATTCCCTCACCTCCATCTATGGTAATTGACATGCCTCATGCAGTAATTCAGTCTGTTATTGCTGGTCAGGAATTTGATGAAGAACTGGATCAGATTCTTTTGTTCAAAACGGACATGCATTGCGCGGAGTTTGATCTGGAAGCGGGTTTACTTCTTTTGCCTTCAAAGTCACTTCTCCATGAATTACTCGAACGTTTTAGAAAAATGCGAACCACCAATACATAA
- a CDS encoding phosphate-starvation-inducible PsiE family protein encodes MPELSEERANQLVNTFSTISIAVYVGVAILLSIIAILSLIESFLEVLVILATMHWEEGIIQVIYSILFTIIIIELFETVTVYLKTKRVPVRALLIVALTALIRHIIVINISETEVYHYLGLSVIMAVLIAGVYLLKEDIHSGNLIN; translated from the coding sequence ATGCCTGAATTGTCAGAAGAACGTGCAAATCAGTTAGTCAATACCTTTTCTACGATTTCTATTGCAGTATATGTAGGTGTAGCGATATTACTTTCAATAATCGCAATATTATCATTGATTGAATCCTTTCTGGAAGTTTTAGTAATTTTGGCAACTATGCATTGGGAAGAAGGGATCATACAGGTGATTTATTCGATTCTTTTTACTATCATTATCATTGAATTATTTGAAACTGTAACTGTTTATTTAAAGACAAAAAGAGTTCCAGTACGGGCTCTTCTCATTGTTGCATTAACTGCCTTAATAAGGCATATAATTGTCATAAACATAAGTGAAACGGAAGTATACCACTATCTTGGATTATCAGTAATAATGGCCGTTCTCATTGCAGGGGTTTATTTGTTAAAAGAAGATATTCACTCAGGTAATTTAATAAATTAG